One part of the [Pantoea] beijingensis genome encodes these proteins:
- a CDS encoding LysR family transcriptional regulator: MNKNVFQHGDRITLLHTFIRIVESGSLSAAALQIGASQPTISRRLQALEQLLGVKLIQRTTHSMKLTEDGERCYRHARTLIGNWQILEAEVSIMRDEPVGILRVRAPHAFGQDQLIDPLRDYLRRYPQTSIEWTLNDHSPDFIPEGIDCAIHVGNVTDSGVVAVLLAEVPRILVAAPQYTPVHSVSELAQLPWLALSNLYRNEITLHHRATGKVCSFNIAPRLSTDSLYAVRKGVLSGMGVAMVSSWIVKEDLANGELQQVLPEWQAPPLPIYLLYPYASFYPTRLRKFLDLMKEVMPGIIGTQPPERKGTS; the protein is encoded by the coding sequence ATGAATAAAAATGTCTTTCAGCACGGCGATCGTATAACCCTGCTACACACCTTTATACGCATTGTTGAGAGCGGCAGTCTCTCTGCCGCAGCGTTACAAATAGGCGCATCCCAGCCAACAATAAGCCGGCGGCTTCAGGCACTGGAGCAGTTGCTTGGGGTAAAATTAATTCAGCGTACTACGCACAGTATGAAGCTCACAGAAGATGGTGAGCGGTGTTATCGCCACGCGCGTACCCTAATCGGAAACTGGCAAATTCTGGAAGCTGAGGTGAGCATCATGCGTGATGAGCCGGTAGGGATATTGCGTGTGCGGGCTCCGCACGCCTTCGGGCAGGATCAACTTATTGACCCGCTACGGGATTATCTGCGCCGCTATCCGCAAACCAGTATTGAATGGACGCTTAACGATCATTCGCCTGATTTTATTCCTGAAGGGATCGATTGTGCCATCCATGTTGGTAACGTGACCGACTCAGGCGTGGTTGCCGTGTTACTGGCCGAAGTGCCTCGTATTTTGGTTGCTGCGCCACAGTACACACCGGTTCATAGTGTTTCAGAACTTGCTCAATTGCCCTGGTTAGCGCTAAGCAACCTTTATCGAAACGAAATTACACTGCATCATCGAGCGACCGGAAAAGTCTGCAGTTTTAACATTGCACCGCGGCTCAGTACCGATAGTTTATATGCCGTACGTAAAGGGGTGTTAAGCGGAATGGGGGTGGCGATGGTATCGTCATGGATCGTAAAAGAAGATTTGGCAAACGGGGAGTTGCAGCAGGTTTTACCGGAATGGCAAGCTCCGCCGTTGCCGATTTATCTGCTGTATCCTTACGCCAGTTTCTATCCTACGCGGTTACGTAAGTTTCTTGATCTGATGAAAGAGGTGATGCCAGGTATTATTGGCACCCAACCTCCGGAACGAAAAGGGACCTCGTGA
- a CDS encoding flavocytochrome c — protein MNTLTPILNPLTLPNGAVLKNRLLMAPMTTCTGFYDGTVTSELVEYYRSRAGSIGSVIVECCFIDTKGPAFPGAIGIDSDNKIPGLAKIADAIKSKGSKAILQIYHGGRMVEPELIGGKTPVAPSAIAAPREGATTPQALTAEEVDVMITKFGDAVNRAIKAGFDGVEIHGANTYLIQQFYSPNSNQRDDKWGGSRDNRARFPLEVLEITHKMAERFADASFIIGYRFSPEEIEVPGIRFDDTMYLLEKLAARGLDYVHFSVGQLLRSSIVDINDPTPLIEKYRAMCSETLAKVPVIGVGGVVNKADAENALQQGYDLVAIGKACIAYPDWADRIIKNDSLELFIDSTRREALTIPEPLWRFSLVDAMIRDVSATGRKYKAGVYQEKVEAEALKLKINVTLDTDRITDIILVPDDTLDVDFTTTFESLRSRILVANSPHVDAITGATTQSEALKKAVSRALATSSKEHVIEEGGNPQAPQNYDVVVVGSGGAGLAAAIQASDAGAHVVIIEKMPTIGGNTIKASVGMNAAETRFQKMKGIEDSKELFYDETLKGGKFKNNPELLREFVELAPDAIEWLDGNGIALNDITITGGMSIDRTHRPADRSAVGGFLISGLVKNINKRNIEVLLETSVAEILFEDGVVTGVKVVDEYNDSRILNAKSVIVSTGGFSANRELVVKYRPELDGFVTTNHKGATGSGIAMLQKIGADTVDMGEIQIHPTVEQTTSYLISESIRGGGAILVSQAGKRFYNEMETRDKVSAEIIALPEKSAWVIFDEQVRLNNKAADEYLAKGFVVSAPTVEELAVKLNMDQNSLAATLERYNQFVEKQDDEDFGRKTALRHPLNQAPFYGILIAPGVHHTMGGVTINIDTAVLDSQKQPIRGAWAAGEVVGGIHGANRIGGNAVADIIIFGILAGRNAAEYALAN, from the coding sequence ATGAATACTCTCACCCCGATTCTTAATCCGCTCACTCTGCCGAATGGCGCGGTACTGAAAAACCGCCTGTTGATGGCGCCCATGACGACCTGTACTGGATTTTATGATGGTACGGTCACCAGCGAATTGGTGGAGTATTACCGTTCTCGTGCCGGCAGCATTGGTAGTGTTATTGTTGAGTGCTGCTTTATCGATACCAAAGGCCCGGCTTTCCCGGGTGCGATTGGTATTGACAGTGATAATAAAATCCCGGGATTGGCGAAAATTGCTGATGCGATTAAATCAAAAGGGTCAAAAGCTATTCTGCAGATTTATCACGGCGGCAGGATGGTCGAGCCAGAATTAATTGGTGGTAAAACTCCGGTCGCGCCCAGCGCTATCGCCGCGCCGCGCGAAGGTGCAACCACACCGCAAGCCCTGACGGCTGAAGAAGTCGACGTGATGATCACGAAATTTGGCGATGCGGTAAACCGTGCGATTAAAGCTGGATTTGATGGTGTTGAAATTCATGGTGCCAACACCTACTTAATTCAGCAGTTTTATTCGCCAAACTCCAACCAACGTGACGACAAATGGGGCGGTAGTCGCGATAATCGTGCGCGTTTCCCGCTGGAAGTTCTGGAAATTACGCATAAAATGGCAGAACGTTTTGCCGATGCGTCATTTATTATAGGCTATCGTTTTTCACCAGAAGAAATTGAAGTTCCCGGCATTCGCTTCGATGACACAATGTACCTGCTGGAGAAGCTGGCCGCTCGCGGGCTGGACTATGTGCATTTTTCCGTTGGCCAACTGCTTCGCTCTTCTATTGTTGATATCAATGATCCGACACCCCTGATTGAAAAATACCGAGCCATGTGTTCAGAAACATTGGCAAAAGTCCCGGTGATCGGTGTGGGTGGCGTGGTGAATAAAGCGGACGCCGAGAACGCGCTGCAACAGGGCTATGATCTGGTTGCCATCGGTAAAGCCTGCATTGCCTATCCGGACTGGGCCGATCGTATTATCAAAAACGATAGCCTTGAACTTTTTATTGATAGTACCCGCCGTGAAGCATTGACCATCCCGGAACCCTTGTGGCGTTTTTCACTGGTTGATGCAATGATCCGTGATGTAAGCGCCACCGGACGTAAATACAAAGCCGGTGTATACCAGGAGAAAGTGGAAGCTGAAGCGCTGAAGCTGAAAATTAACGTTACCCTGGATACCGACCGTATTACCGATATCATTCTGGTTCCGGACGATACGCTTGACGTTGATTTTACTACCACCTTTGAAAGCCTCCGTTCGCGCATTCTGGTTGCTAACAGCCCGCACGTTGATGCAATTACCGGCGCCACTACGCAAAGTGAAGCACTGAAAAAAGCGGTCTCGCGCGCGCTGGCAACGTCCAGTAAAGAACACGTTATTGAAGAAGGCGGTAATCCTCAGGCGCCGCAAAACTATGATGTCGTTGTCGTTGGCAGCGGCGGCGCAGGCCTGGCTGCAGCAATTCAGGCCAGTGATGCCGGGGCTCACGTCGTCATTATTGAAAAAATGCCAACTATCGGTGGCAACACCATTAAGGCATCGGTTGGAATGAACGCGGCAGAGACACGCTTTCAGAAAATGAAGGGTATTGAAGACAGCAAAGAGCTGTTTTATGACGAGACGCTGAAAGGCGGCAAATTTAAAAACAATCCTGAATTATTGAGAGAGTTTGTTGAACTGGCACCTGACGCCATTGAATGGCTGGACGGCAACGGTATTGCGCTCAACGATATCACCATCACCGGTGGGATGAGCATTGATCGTACTCACCGCCCAGCTGACCGCTCTGCTGTCGGTGGTTTCCTGATTAGTGGGCTGGTGAAAAATATTAATAAGCGCAATATTGAGGTACTGCTGGAAACGTCCGTTGCGGAAATTCTGTTTGAGGACGGTGTCGTTACCGGGGTTAAAGTGGTCGATGAATATAACGACAGCCGCATCCTGAATGCAAAAAGTGTCATTGTTTCTACCGGTGGTTTCAGTGCCAACCGCGAATTGGTCGTGAAGTATCGTCCGGAGTTGGATGGTTTTGTGACCACCAACCATAAAGGGGCTACCGGCAGCGGCATCGCTATGTTGCAGAAGATTGGCGCGGATACCGTGGATATGGGCGAAATTCAGATTCACCCTACCGTGGAGCAAACCACGTCATACCTGATTTCCGAATCGATTCGCGGTGGCGGCGCTATTCTGGTCAGCCAGGCAGGTAAACGTTTTTACAACGAGATGGAAACCCGCGATAAAGTCTCCGCTGAAATTATTGCTCTACCGGAGAAAAGCGCCTGGGTTATTTTTGACGAGCAGGTTCGGTTAAATAATAAAGCAGCCGATGAATATCTTGCCAAAGGTTTCGTTGTCAGCGCCCCAACCGTTGAGGAGTTGGCTGTCAAACTGAATATGGATCAAAATAGCCTTGCGGCAACCCTTGAGCGATATAACCAGTTTGTCGAAAAGCAGGATGATGAAGATTTTGGCCGTAAGACTGCGCTACGTCACCCGCTTAACCAAGCCCCGTTTTATGGCATTTTGATTGCTCCCGGTGTGCATCACACGATGGGCGGTGTCACGATTAACATCGATACCGCCGTGCTTGACAGTCAAAAACAGCCTATCAGAGGTGCCTGGGCAGCCGGTGAAGTGGTGGGCGGTATTCACGGTGCAAACCGTATTGGCGGGAATGCCGTTGCCGATATCATCATTTTCGGTATTCTTGCCGGTCGTAACGCGGCAGAGTACGCGTTGGCCAACTAA
- a CDS encoding anion permease yields MKPVSATSEPGKSATASSGKKKHLIMLFLPVLVAVLLLLVPVPAGLEPYAWHFFAIFVGVIIGLIFEPLPGAVIGLTGVVVIALFSPWVLFSPTELAAPGFKLANESFKWAVSGFGNSTVWLIFGAFMFAAGYDKTQFGRRLALILVKYLGRRSLTLGYAITFADLLLAPFTPSNTARSGGTIYPIIANLPPLYGSKPNDPSARKIGSYLMWVAITAACITSSMFLSALAPNLLALALVKSVIGFDISWGMWFIAFLPLGILLIMVMPLLAYWFYPPEVKINDEVPRWASSELEKLGKLSRNEMLLLFFVCCALFMWIFATAWIEPAMAALLVIVLMLWTGVLNWNDITSNKAAWNTFAWFATLVALADGLARVGFIAWLGKEGAMLLQGYDPQISAVVLLIAFFLLHYLFASTTAHTTALLPAMLTIAASIPGINMPVFCLMMCTSLGVMGIITPYGTGPSPIYYGSGYLPTKDYWRLGTIFGAIFLGAMMLIAYPWMVMMF; encoded by the coding sequence ATGAAACCAGTTTCCGCCACGAGTGAACCCGGAAAAAGCGCCACCGCTTCTTCAGGGAAAAAGAAACACCTTATAATGCTGTTCCTACCCGTTTTAGTCGCCGTACTTTTATTATTGGTGCCGGTCCCTGCAGGATTAGAACCTTACGCCTGGCATTTCTTTGCTATTTTCGTCGGCGTGATTATTGGTTTGATTTTTGAGCCATTGCCGGGTGCAGTAATTGGCCTGACGGGGGTGGTGGTGATTGCTCTGTTTAGCCCGTGGGTGTTGTTCAGTCCGACTGAATTGGCTGCCCCGGGGTTCAAGCTGGCGAACGAATCATTTAAATGGGCGGTTAGCGGTTTTGGTAACTCGACCGTCTGGCTTATTTTTGGCGCGTTTATGTTTGCAGCCGGTTACGATAAAACTCAGTTCGGTCGGCGATTGGCGCTAATTCTGGTGAAATATCTTGGTCGCCGCAGCCTGACATTAGGCTACGCCATTACTTTTGCTGACCTGCTGCTGGCACCTTTCACGCCATCAAACACCGCGCGCAGCGGGGGCACCATCTATCCGATTATTGCAAACCTGCCGCCGCTTTATGGTTCAAAACCTAACGACCCCAGTGCCCGTAAGATCGGGTCCTATTTAATGTGGGTAGCAATTACAGCCGCCTGTATTACCAGTTCGATGTTTTTATCGGCATTGGCACCTAACCTGCTGGCACTGGCGCTGGTTAAAAGCGTCATTGGTTTTGATATCTCCTGGGGAATGTGGTTTATCGCGTTCCTGCCACTTGGCATTTTACTGATAATGGTTATGCCGCTACTGGCGTATTGGTTCTACCCGCCAGAAGTGAAAATTAACGATGAAGTGCCGCGTTGGGCCAGCAGCGAGCTGGAAAAATTAGGCAAATTGTCCCGTAACGAAATGCTGTTGCTGTTTTTTGTCTGCTGTGCGCTGTTTATGTGGATTTTTGCCACCGCGTGGATTGAACCTGCGATGGCCGCACTTCTGGTCATTGTGCTGATGCTGTGGACCGGCGTTCTCAACTGGAACGACATCACCAGCAATAAAGCTGCCTGGAATACCTTTGCCTGGTTCGCGACCCTGGTGGCGCTGGCGGATGGTTTGGCGCGCGTTGGTTTTATCGCCTGGCTCGGTAAAGAGGGTGCAATGTTATTGCAGGGTTACGACCCTCAGATATCCGCGGTCGTGTTGCTGATAGCCTTTTTCTTACTGCACTACCTGTTCGCCAGCACCACGGCACATACTACCGCGCTGCTACCCGCGATGCTGACTATTGCCGCTTCGATTCCGGGTATTAATATGCCGGTTTTCTGCCTGATGATGTGTACTTCACTGGGCGTGATGGGAATTATTACGCCGTATGGCACGGGGCCAAGCCCGATTTACTACGGTAGCGGCTATCTGCCCACTAAAGATTACTGGCGTCTGGGAACCATCTTCGGAGCCATCTTCCTCGGTGCGATGATGCTGATTGCTTACCCATGGATGGTGATGATGTTCTGA
- a CDS encoding MBL fold metallo-hydrolase encodes MITLCKTCGTSYARNVAPSERCKICEDERQYVPPSGQQWLPFAALAAHQNKWKVLEKNVLSLQTVPAFAIGQRAFLLRTSEGNILWDCIANLDDATKTLIDALGGLSAIAISHPHYYSTMQDWGEYFNAPVWLHADDSEWIMRESPLLKLWQGETHQLTRHVQIIRLGGHFAGGTVLHWDHDNGVLLTGDILQVTPGADAVSFMWSYPNMLPLPAATVAHMTSITGQLPFERLYGAFEGQDIKQRAREIVQASGKKYIACLR; translated from the coding sequence ATGATTACATTATGTAAAACCTGCGGCACGTCCTATGCCAGGAACGTCGCCCCATCCGAACGCTGTAAAATCTGTGAAGACGAGCGACAATATGTACCACCTTCAGGGCAACAATGGCTCCCGTTCGCGGCACTTGCGGCACATCAGAATAAGTGGAAAGTGCTGGAGAAAAACGTGCTCAGCCTGCAAACCGTGCCGGCATTTGCTATCGGACAACGCGCCTTTCTGCTGCGCACGTCAGAAGGCAATATTCTTTGGGACTGCATCGCGAATCTTGATGACGCAACGAAAACTCTCATTGATGCATTGGGTGGGCTTAGTGCAATTGCGATCTCACACCCCCACTATTACAGCACCATGCAGGATTGGGGGGAGTACTTTAACGCTCCTGTCTGGTTACATGCTGATGATAGCGAATGGATTATGCGTGAGAGTCCGTTGCTCAAGCTGTGGCAGGGAGAAACTCATCAACTGACCCGTCATGTGCAAATTATCCGCCTCGGTGGTCATTTTGCCGGTGGCACTGTACTGCACTGGGATCATGATAATGGGGTATTGCTGACCGGTGATATTTTGCAGGTGACGCCCGGTGCTGATGCGGTCTCGTTTATGTGGAGCTATCCTAATATGTTGCCGCTTCCCGCAGCGACCGTCGCCCACATGACCTCAATTACCGGGCAGCTACCGTTCGAGCGTCTGTATGGTGCGTTTGAAGGTCAGGATATTAAGCAGCGTGCCCGAGAAATCGTCCAGGCATCAGGGAAAAAATATATTGCTTGTCTGAGATGA
- a CDS encoding MFS transporter gives MSQLPPATRTADATQNALPKKIVFLLAVGGGLTVASIYYSQPMLGNMGHTFHTSIGEIGMVPMLTQIGYGLGLLLLAPLGDRHDRRHIILLKGLLLALTLLLCGFSSSYHLLLLSSLAIGLTATVAQDIIPAAAILSHESRRGKTVGMVMTGLLAGILLSRVFSGIVAEYFGWRSVYGLAALGVLIVTLLMRFMLPAFNPQTQLGYPALLRSLGKLWVEHAALRYAALAQGLLSVAFSAFWSTLALMMFERYQLGSAVAGAYGLAGAAGALAAPLAGALADRHGPNYVTKVGAFIVVVSFALMLLLPVLSVPAQLTLIALCAIGFDLGIQATLVAHQSIIYAIDPAARSRIIAVMFTVVFIGMAVGSALGSKVLEGFGWEGVVILATVAAIAALIIRTLAHARQS, from the coding sequence ATGAGTCAATTACCACCTGCAACACGCACCGCAGACGCGACACAGAATGCGCTGCCTAAAAAAATAGTGTTTCTGCTGGCCGTTGGGGGCGGATTAACGGTGGCTTCCATTTATTACAGCCAACCGATGCTGGGTAATATGGGGCATACCTTTCATACCAGCATTGGTGAGATCGGGATGGTGCCGATGCTGACGCAAATTGGCTACGGGCTGGGACTGCTGCTGCTCGCCCCGTTGGGTGATCGTCATGATCGTCGCCACATTATCCTGCTGAAAGGGTTGCTACTGGCACTCACTCTGCTGCTGTGTGGTTTTTCATCGTCTTATCATTTATTACTGCTAAGCAGTCTGGCGATCGGGCTGACGGCAACGGTGGCACAGGATATTATCCCCGCCGCCGCGATCCTGTCCCATGAAAGCCGTCGCGGTAAGACGGTTGGCATGGTGATGACAGGATTACTCGCCGGGATACTGTTGTCACGAGTATTTAGCGGCATTGTCGCTGAGTATTTTGGCTGGCGTAGCGTATATGGGCTGGCCGCTTTGGGGGTATTAATCGTTACGCTGCTCATGCGCTTTATGCTCCCCGCGTTTAATCCTCAGACTCAGTTAGGCTATCCTGCCCTGCTACGCTCGCTTGGCAAGCTCTGGGTTGAGCATGCCGCTTTACGCTATGCCGCCCTGGCGCAAGGCCTACTGTCCGTGGCCTTTAGTGCTTTTTGGTCCACGCTGGCGCTGATGATGTTTGAGCGCTATCAGTTAGGCAGTGCGGTTGCGGGCGCCTACGGCTTGGCTGGCGCTGCCGGAGCGTTGGCTGCCCCATTAGCCGGTGCCCTGGCCGATCGGCACGGGCCAAACTACGTGACAAAGGTCGGTGCGTTTATTGTGGTCGTTTCTTTCGCACTCATGCTACTGCTACCGGTGTTATCTGTACCGGCACAATTGACGCTCATTGCCCTCTGCGCCATTGGTTTCGACCTCGGTATTCAGGCAACGCTGGTGGCACACCAGAGCATTATTTATGCTATCGATCCCGCCGCGCGCAGCCGCATTATTGCAGTGATGTTTACCGTGGTATTTATTGGTATGGCGGTGGGTTCGGCGCTGGGGAGCAAAGTACTGGAAGGCTTTGGCTGGGAAGGTGTCGTGATACTTGCGACAGTTGCCGCCATTGCGGCGCTGATTATTCGTACTTTAGCCCACGCCAGACAATCATAA
- a CDS encoding MFS transporter: MKFIETATESSLLRHPAFAAFWLGRTCSSFGFQMFSVAVSWQIYALTNSAMALGMIGLMQFLPSVLLALPAGHLADRYDRRRIALVGQILEWGALLGLILLTVYQWSDKNALWGLVFIIAVAKAIEGPAMQSMLPSLIPPGMLARATAANAVGGQAAVIIGPTLGGFLYVAGPDVVYGVAAAFYLLSIILVSRIRYVRPPQPRLPATVKTLFAGISFIRARKELLGVISLDLFAVLLGGATALLPIFAKDVLHTGPWGLGLLRGAPSIGALLVGIWLSRNKLERHVGMIMFISVAGFGAATLVFALSNQLWLSLLALIGLGGFDMISMVIRGALVQLDTPDEMRGRVNAVNSIFVNTSNQLGEFESGLLAAFMGAVPAAILGGVGTLLVVGLWMVLFPDLRKRQRLESEIEK, from the coding sequence ATGAAATTTATTGAGACAGCAACGGAGAGTTCGTTGCTGCGACATCCTGCGTTTGCTGCGTTCTGGCTGGGTCGGACCTGTTCGTCGTTCGGTTTTCAGATGTTTTCCGTCGCGGTGAGCTGGCAAATTTATGCCCTGACCAACAGCGCCATGGCGCTCGGCATGATTGGTCTGATGCAGTTCCTGCCTTCGGTCCTGCTGGCTCTTCCGGCCGGACATTTAGCCGATCGGTACGATCGTCGGCGCATCGCGTTGGTTGGGCAGATTCTGGAGTGGGGAGCGTTACTTGGTCTGATTCTGCTAACGGTATACCAATGGTCGGATAAAAATGCGTTATGGGGGCTGGTCTTTATCATTGCCGTCGCCAAAGCAATAGAAGGACCCGCGATGCAATCGATGCTGCCCTCGCTGATCCCGCCGGGTATGCTGGCACGCGCCACGGCGGCTAACGCCGTCGGCGGTCAGGCGGCGGTGATTATTGGGCCGACACTTGGCGGGTTTCTATACGTTGCCGGTCCTGATGTTGTGTATGGCGTAGCCGCCGCGTTTTATCTGTTGTCGATTATCCTGGTCAGCCGGATACGCTATGTCAGGCCCCCACAGCCGCGCTTACCGGCAACGGTGAAAACACTCTTTGCCGGTATCAGTTTTATTCGTGCGCGTAAGGAGTTACTGGGTGTCATTTCCCTGGACCTGTTTGCAGTGTTGCTCGGCGGCGCTACCGCGCTGCTGCCAATTTTTGCTAAAGATGTTTTGCATACGGGCCCATGGGGACTTGGTCTGTTACGCGGTGCGCCGTCGATCGGCGCATTGCTTGTCGGTATCTGGCTAAGCCGTAACAAGTTGGAGAGGCATGTCGGCATGATTATGTTCATCTCTGTCGCGGGATTTGGTGCGGCCACGCTGGTTTTTGCGCTCTCCAACCAGCTCTGGCTTTCCCTGTTGGCACTTATCGGGCTTGGCGGCTTTGATATGATCAGTATGGTGATTCGAGGTGCCTTAGTTCAATTAGATACGCCGGATGAGATGCGCGGACGGGTTAACGCGGTAAACAGTATTTTTGTGAATACATCTAACCAACTCGGTGAATTTGAATCAGGTTTACTGGCGGCGTTTATGGGTGCGGTACCCGCAGCCATACTCGGTGGGGTAGGGACGCTGCTGGTGGTCGGCCTATGGATGGTACTCTTTCCTGACCTGCGAAAACGACAGCGTCTTGAAAGTGAAATAGAGAAATAG
- a CDS encoding aldehyde dehydrogenase family protein: MQRIDKIYINGEFVTPHGEEWYDLYNPATEQVIGQVRLADIEDTHRAIAAAKAALPAMSRTTKEERIEMLSRMQQAMQNCEAELRDARIEEFGAPLTLAQEGAAVPAIIIGLAIAELQNYAFEQQVGSARVQMKPHGVAGLITPWNHNAVFICNKLANALAAGCTAVIKPSEMSAIQTQIVTKALHEAGLPPGVFNIVTGRGDVVGNEISSHPDIAKISFTGSTATGKAILLNAADTFKRVTLEMGGKSPVIILDDARVEDAIPLAITTGFLNNAQACIAGTRILVPESRKAEFESALQQAVENVVCGDPRQPQTQVGPMVSQKQWDRIQGYIRIGIDEGARLLVGGEGRPESLSQGWYVKPTLFTDVNNSMTIARDEIFGPVLSIISYRDEAEAIAIANDTKYGLNALVLGSDAERATRVAEQIESGRVLINSLNQDPRAPFGGVKHSGMGRELGKWGIESFMEPKAILS; encoded by the coding sequence ATGCAACGCATCGACAAAATTTATATTAACGGTGAATTCGTCACACCCCATGGCGAAGAGTGGTATGACCTTTACAATCCGGCAACAGAGCAGGTTATTGGCCAGGTTCGTCTGGCCGATATTGAAGATACGCATCGTGCGATTGCCGCAGCTAAAGCGGCCCTTCCGGCAATGTCCCGTACGACAAAAGAAGAGCGAATTGAGATGCTCAGCCGCATGCAGCAGGCTATGCAAAACTGCGAAGCGGAATTACGGGATGCGCGGATCGAAGAATTTGGTGCGCCATTGACACTTGCTCAGGAAGGTGCCGCCGTTCCTGCGATCATCATCGGTCTGGCGATTGCCGAGCTGCAGAACTATGCTTTTGAGCAACAGGTAGGAAGCGCTCGAGTACAGATGAAACCGCATGGCGTCGCCGGGTTGATCACGCCCTGGAACCATAACGCAGTTTTTATCTGTAATAAGCTTGCGAACGCCCTGGCTGCAGGTTGCACCGCAGTGATTAAACCCAGTGAAATGAGTGCAATACAAACGCAGATTGTCACAAAAGCGCTACATGAGGCCGGCTTACCGCCTGGCGTATTCAATATCGTCACCGGACGCGGTGACGTAGTAGGAAATGAGATAAGTAGCCATCCTGATATTGCAAAAATCTCTTTCACTGGTTCAACCGCAACCGGTAAGGCTATTTTGCTCAACGCCGCAGACACGTTTAAGCGTGTGACTCTGGAAATGGGCGGCAAATCTCCGGTGATTATTCTGGATGATGCTCGCGTAGAAGATGCTATTCCTCTGGCAATAACCACCGGTTTCCTGAATAACGCCCAAGCCTGTATTGCAGGTACCCGTATTTTAGTACCAGAGTCACGCAAAGCTGAGTTTGAGTCTGCGTTGCAGCAAGCCGTAGAAAACGTTGTTTGTGGCGATCCGCGTCAGCCGCAAACGCAGGTTGGTCCAATGGTCAGTCAGAAACAATGGGACCGCATACAAGGTTATATTCGCATCGGTATCGACGAAGGAGCACGTCTGCTCGTGGGTGGAGAAGGCCGTCCCGAGTCGTTATCCCAGGGCTGGTACGTTAAACCGACTCTTTTTACCGATGTGAACAACAGCATGACCATCGCCCGTGATGAAATTTTTGGCCCCGTGCTTTCTATTATTAGCTACCGCGATGAAGCCGAAGCCATTGCGATTGCCAACGATACAAAGTATGGCCTCAATGCGCTGGTGCTGGGCAGTGACGCGGAGCGCGCCACTCGGGTGGCGGAGCAGATCGAATCAGGCCGCGTCTTAATCAATAGTTTAAATCAGGATCCAAGGGCGCCTTTCGGTGGTGTAAAACACTCAGGAATGGGCCGTGAACTTGGGAAATGGGGCATTGAGTCTTTTATGGAACCCAAAGCAATATTGTCGTAA